A part of Prolixibacteraceae bacterium genomic DNA contains:
- a CDS encoding AAA family ATPase: MHKCVTLNPQIKEDALIQTTGIVLIDELDLHLHPDWQKQIIIGLKSTFPKVQFVCTTHSPFLIQETEVNQLIKLKNSKIEK, translated from the coding sequence TTGCATAAATGTGTCACCTTAAATCCACAGATAAAAGAAGACGCATTAATTCAAACGACAGGGATTGTGTTAATCGATGAATTAGATCTACACCTGCATCCTGATTGGCAAAAACAAATTATTATAGGACTGAAATCTACATTTCCTAAAGTTCAGTTTGTTTGCACAACCCACTCTCCTTTCCTCATACAAGAAACAGAAGTGAATCAATTAATCAAGTTAAAAAATAGCAAGATTGAAAAATAG
- a CDS encoding AAA family ATPase, whose translation MIINKLHIKNFRGYEEIEIPLHSGFNLIIGDNGSGKTSILEALTISMGSLFLGIRNTDSRHILSQDVMIKTFEDSEEFGFPVIVTANGTINHKEINWTRQLNKLNGRTLIVGAKRIKETGVDYDKMIRSGEDITLPILAYYATGRLFDEARQTKDKESKTPEIASRLRAYKQCLKAKSTFKQFIKWYKGKELSKIQKGVTDTNYKIVKEAIISNIPDCKNIYYEFDPDKPQGLKVILQDGRTLPFSYLSDGTRNFLALIADIA comes from the coding sequence ATGATAATTAATAAACTTCACATAAAAAATTTCAGAGGTTATGAGGAAATTGAAATCCCCTTGCACTCTGGTTTTAACCTAATTATTGGCGATAACGGTAGTGGAAAGACTTCAATTCTTGAAGCATTAACTATTTCAATGGGCTCATTATTTCTAGGAATTCGCAATACGGATTCAAGACATATCTTATCACAAGATGTGATGATTAAAACATTTGAGGATTCCGAAGAGTTTGGTTTTCCAGTTATTGTTACGGCAAATGGCACTATTAATCATAAAGAAATTAATTGGACACGACAATTAAACAAATTAAATGGACGCACTCTAATTGTCGGCGCAAAAAGAATAAAAGAAACAGGTGTTGATTACGATAAAATGATTAGATCTGGAGAAGATATAACCCTTCCAATCTTAGCTTATTATGCGACAGGACGACTTTTTGATGAGGCTAGACAAACCAAAGACAAAGAAAGTAAAACTCCTGAAATTGCATCACGACTAAGAGCTTATAAGCAATGTTTAAAAGCCAAATCTACATTTAAACAATTCATAAAATGGTACAAAGGGAAAGAGTTGTCCAAAATTCAAAAAGGAGTTACTGACACCAATTATAAAATCGTAAAAGAAGCAATTATCAGTAATATACCTGATTGTAAGAATATCTATTACGAGTTTGACCCCGACAAACCACAAGGTCTTAAAGTTATACTACAAGATGGTCGTACACTTCCATTTTCATACCTAAGCGACGGTACTCGTAACTTCTTAGCTCTTATTGCCGATATTGCATAA
- a CDS encoding AAA family ATPase — MQIFIDLIELFNSIDIIENDVTTEEERDNGQLVLIVKYKFQGREYTTNKLYYRDVRNINGVRNRDQLLEYFKSPLYWLDIERHSWPKESDESDLNNLVIEDIIEKSDDSFRDILISLANNDKTGAIQRITEEGRSNQYHHNLENNNHWHDLVLLVKAFIAKRGEDVDKKYFSRLVFKWDGDKNTERERSTLTDQAYRCNRSIITKLKENLREAFMEIDKKKKVLESVKLLNAKKQIILQGAPGTGKTYTTAEIALRVIGKTDIDFSNRKIVMNAYQDAVNNDQIVFTTFHQSLDYEEFIEGIKPSNENGKISYEIASGIFKRMCEKAIQKDSHNHPKDENSIDGYKEDDDAGKNYVLIIDEINRGNISKIFGELITLLEADKRLGQMNQITCRLPYSGNEFGVPDNLYIIGTMNTTDRSLGHVDYAVRRRFGFVTLESNKQKIEGYYSSNEILKAKAVTLFDKVWKLVEQNTSPEFQPKDIMVGHSYFMAKNDDELLLKLDYEIKPLLCEYIKDGLLVLSLNDIKTEIDTLSL, encoded by the coding sequence ATGCAAATATTTATAGATTTAATTGAATTGTTTAATTCAATAGATATCATTGAAAATGATGTTACTACTGAAGAGGAACGAGATAATGGTCAACTCGTATTAATAGTTAAATATAAGTTTCAAGGCCGTGAGTATACTACCAATAAACTTTATTATAGAGATGTAAGAAACATAAATGGAGTTAGAAATAGAGATCAATTATTGGAATATTTTAAATCTCCACTATACTGGCTTGATATTGAAAGACATTCATGGCCCAAAGAGAGTGATGAAAGTGATTTAAATAATCTAGTAATTGAGGATATAATTGAAAAATCTGATGATTCGTTTAGAGATATTCTAATATCTCTTGCCAATAATGACAAAACAGGGGCTATTCAGAGAATAACTGAGGAAGGAAGATCTAATCAATACCATCATAATTTAGAGAACAATAATCATTGGCATGATCTAGTACTATTAGTAAAAGCGTTTATTGCTAAGAGAGGTGAAGATGTTGACAAGAAATATTTTTCTCGTTTGGTATTTAAATGGGATGGAGATAAGAACACAGAAAGAGAAAGATCAACCTTGACTGATCAGGCATATCGCTGTAATCGTTCGATTATTACTAAACTTAAAGAGAACCTTAGAGAAGCTTTTATGGAAATTGATAAGAAAAAAAAAGTTTTGGAATCGGTAAAGCTACTTAATGCAAAAAAACAAATAATACTCCAGGGAGCACCAGGAACTGGTAAAACCTATACTACTGCTGAAATTGCTTTAAGGGTTATCGGTAAAACTGATATTGATTTTTCTAATCGAAAAATAGTGATGAATGCCTATCAGGATGCTGTTAATAATGATCAAATTGTCTTTACAACTTTTCATCAATCCTTAGACTATGAGGAATTTATCGAAGGTATTAAACCTAGTAACGAGAATGGTAAAATATCTTATGAAATAGCCTCAGGTATTTTTAAGAGAATGTGTGAAAAAGCGATTCAAAAAGATTCCCATAATCATCCTAAAGACGAGAATAGTATTGATGGCTATAAAGAAGATGATGATGCAGGTAAAAATTATGTACTCATAATCGATGAAATAAACAGAGGTAATATTTCTAAAATATTTGGCGAATTAATCACCCTTTTAGAAGCTGATAAACGGTTGGGGCAAATGAATCAGATTACTTGCCGATTACCTTATTCTGGCAACGAATTTGGAGTTCCCGATAATCTATACATTATTGGGACAATGAATACAACAGATCGCAGCTTGGGGCATGTTGATTATGCGGTTCGCAGGCGTTTTGGTTTTGTTACTTTGGAATCAAATAAGCAGAAAATAGAAGGATATTATTCAAGCAATGAAATTCTAAAAGCCAAAGCGGTTACTTTATTTGATAAAGTTTGGAAACTTGTTGAACAAAACACATCTCCTGAGTTTCAGCCCAAAGATATTATGGTAGGGCACTCTTACTTTATGGCTAAAAATGATGATGAATTGCTATTGAAGCTGGATTACGAAATAAAGCCATTGTTATGTGAATATATAAAAGATGGATTGCTAGTACTTTCCTTGAATGATATCAAAACTGAAATAGACACTTTATCTCTGTAA
- a CDS encoding McrC family protein: MIVFNTKEHHSFSQKEIEQIKGLKLDFSYSEDQVKFLGLNPNMNTSYFVGIDWLDVNEAAIQVNPKIENLDFLSMFMDCLNGPHLNKYLDKIYYIDVDNPQIETDSAPLDITPMLIVHFLGSVRNLARKGLKRDYIRVEENLQSKVKGKIKFSNHFKSNISNGRFDNNYCNYQEYSVDCLENQILKKTLLFTGSYINKCKLNYKTQTIYNFCMSAFDGVSDDIDAIMIKRIRINPVYKEYAEALKLAKLILKRFAYSISETNKHAKKKTPPFWIDMSLLFELYVLGKLKEAFGNQIQYQVSGKYGSVDFTKKDEKIVIDTKYKMIYNKSKYDIDNIRQISAYARDINIRKKLDAESDELLNCCIIYPNFDRQENFIDRPLLEEKIGQFEKFWKIGIQLPIH; this comes from the coding sequence ATGATTGTTTTTAACACAAAAGAGCATCACTCTTTTTCACAGAAAGAAATCGAGCAAATAAAAGGCCTAAAACTTGATTTCTCATACTCTGAGGACCAAGTAAAATTTCTTGGTTTAAATCCCAACATGAATACGTCTTATTTTGTAGGTATTGATTGGTTAGATGTGAATGAGGCAGCAATTCAAGTGAATCCTAAGATTGAGAATTTGGATTTTTTATCCATGTTTATGGACTGTTTAAATGGGCCACATTTAAATAAATATTTGGATAAAATATATTACATCGATGTTGATAATCCGCAAATCGAAACAGATTCTGCACCTCTTGATATAACACCTATGTTGATTGTTCACTTTTTGGGCTCAGTTAGAAATTTAGCAAGAAAAGGATTAAAGAGAGATTATATAAGAGTGGAGGAGAATCTTCAATCAAAAGTAAAGGGTAAAATTAAATTCTCAAATCATTTTAAAAGCAATATCTCAAACGGGCGCTTTGATAATAATTATTGCAATTATCAGGAGTATTCAGTAGACTGTCTCGAAAATCAAATACTAAAAAAAACACTTTTGTTTACAGGTTCTTATATCAACAAATGCAAGCTGAATTACAAAACTCAAACTATATATAATTTCTGTATGTCGGCTTTCGATGGTGTTTCTGATGATATAGATGCCATCATGATCAAACGCATTAGAATCAACCCTGTTTACAAGGAATATGCTGAAGCTTTGAAATTGGCAAAGCTCATTTTAAAAAGATTTGCCTATTCAATATCGGAAACAAACAAACATGCGAAGAAAAAAACGCCACCATTTTGGATTGATATGTCTTTGCTATTCGAATTATATGTATTAGGAAAATTAAAAGAGGCATTTGGTAATCAAATCCAATATCAAGTAAGTGGTAAATATGGATCGGTCGATTTTACAAAAAAGGATGAAAAAATCGTGATAGACACCAAATACAAAATGATATATAATAAAAGCAAGTATGATATCGATAACATTCGACAAATATCAGCCTATGCAAGAGATATAAATATTCGTAAGAAGCTAGATGCGGAATCAGATGAATTGCTGAATTGCTGCATCATCTATCCAAATTTCGATAGGCAAGAGAACTTCATTGATAGACCTCTGTTAGAAGAAAAGATTGGTCAATTTGAGAAGTTTTGGAAAATAGGTATTCAACTCCCAATACATTAG
- a CDS encoding RtcB family protein: MLDHGYMVSEKENAESLHSASYGADKAFSRKQAKEIFTHSDLKELFNQQHVTLIEAKQKRHQWHTKCVKR; the protein is encoded by the coding sequence ATGCTGGATCACGGTTATATGGTTTCAGAAAAAGAAAATGCAGAGTCACTCCACTCCGCCTCTTATGGAGCAGATAAGGCTTTCAGTAGAAAACAAGCCAAAGAGATCTTTACCCATAGCGATCTAAAAGAACTCTTTAACCAACAACATGTTACACTTATTGAGGCGAAACAGAAGAGGCACCAATGGCATACAAAATGCGTGAAGAGATGA
- a CDS encoding formylglycine-generating enzyme family protein, producing MKAYIRAVLLPLSLALISSSCALLSRQDRNYTERAKHLNIKMVKVKGDKFMMGCQDDEGYKDEFPRHEIILDDFHISRFEVTFDQYDKFCLATEREKVYDLESSRKSRPVVLVSWYDANDFCTWLSSITGETYRLPTEAEWEYAASGGKKSKGRTYSGSERVDEVAWVYHDNYNHEDSLKYMKSQVVGSKKSNELGIYDMSGNVWEWCYDSYDKDFYKKSPLKNPKKEGAGSTELQVKIQNTAIVNVTRGGGWESPSIYSKVTNRDYDHTNAKDYDLGFRIVRVLNKK from the coding sequence ATGAAAGCATATATTCGAGCAGTTCTTCTACCCCTTTCTTTGGCACTCATAAGTTCATCGTGTGCACTTCTTTCTCGTCAGGATCGCAATTATACCGAGAGAGCAAAACATCTGAACATTAAGATGGTCAAAGTTAAAGGAGATAAATTTATGATGGGATGCCAAGATGACGAGGGGTACAAAGATGAGTTTCCTAGACATGAAATTATATTAGATGATTTCCATATTTCTCGATTTGAAGTCACCTTTGATCAATACGATAAATTTTGTTTGGCTACTGAAAGAGAAAAGGTGTATGACCTTGAATCAAGTAGAAAGAGTCGTCCTGTCGTTTTAGTCAGTTGGTATGATGCCAACGATTTCTGTACATGGCTCTCCTCTATTACAGGAGAAACGTACCGACTTCCCACAGAGGCAGAATGGGAGTATGCTGCCTCTGGAGGTAAAAAGAGCAAAGGAAGAACCTATTCTGGTTCAGAACGTGTAGACGAAGTGGCCTGGGTTTACCATGATAATTACAACCACGAGGATAGTCTAAAGTATATGAAATCCCAGGTAGTTGGATCGAAAAAGTCGAACGAGCTTGGCATATATGATATGAGTGGAAATGTATGGGAGTGGTGTTATGACTCTTATGATAAAGATTTTTATAAAAAGAGTCCATTAAAGAACCCTAAGAAAGAAGGTGCTGGTTCGACTGAGCTACAGGTTAAAATACAAAATACTGCTATTGTGAATGTTACAAGAGGTGGAGGATGGGAAAGCCCATCTATATATAGCAAAGTGACCAATAGAGACTATGACCATACCAATGCAAAGGATTATGACCTTGGTTTTCGCATTGTAAGAGTTTTGAATAAAAAGTAA
- a CDS encoding DNA/RNA non-specific endonuclease — protein sequence MKKRITLLLITLMSVSVLAQSPVGKRYKPIVLDNGHNHTKYTTEPTDIIFKFAAYTTSFDSDDNGIAWGIPEWVSYEVKKKTKEIEKYTRPKWMTDDNLHKEGIAPNDATYAVSGTKLLKEVKGDYRFVRGHMCNKDAADRISMEAGYNTHTVLNAVPQLQWQNNGIWKSLEEEVNHWADKYERVWVVCGPVFFNQSPSMRLGQESEVKAAIPDALYKIVIKETDSGIETLTFLFPNIIPKKEKDFRLYLTSMGRIEELTGLTFLTNLSDSQQKEIKAEYRDLTDGAKKSVVNKWK from the coding sequence ATGAAAAAACGAATCACATTACTTTTGATTACACTGATGTCTGTATCTGTGTTGGCCCAGTCTCCGGTAGGAAAAAGATACAAGCCTATTGTTTTAGATAATGGTCACAACCATACCAAATACACCACCGAACCTACCGACATTATCTTTAAGTTTGCGGCTTATACCACTTCGTTTGATTCCGATGACAACGGGATTGCATGGGGTATTCCTGAATGGGTCTCATACGAGGTGAAGAAGAAAACAAAAGAGATAGAGAAATATACTCGTCCAAAATGGATGACGGATGACAACTTACATAAAGAAGGTATTGCACCCAATGATGCGACCTATGCTGTTTCTGGAACAAAACTGCTCAAGGAGGTGAAAGGCGACTATCGTTTTGTTCGTGGGCATATGTGTAATAAAGATGCTGCCGATAGAATATCGATGGAAGCGGGATATAATACCCACACCGTACTTAACGCCGTCCCTCAGCTTCAATGGCAGAATAACGGGATATGGAAAAGTCTAGAAGAAGAGGTGAACCATTGGGCTGATAAATATGAACGTGTATGGGTGGTCTGTGGTCCCGTATTTTTTAATCAATCTCCATCCATGAGACTAGGACAGGAGAGTGAGGTAAAGGCTGCCATACCTGATGCATTATATAAAATCGTTATCAAGGAAACGGATTCTGGAATTGAAACTTTAACATTCCTATTTCCCAATATTATTCCTAAGAAAGAGAAAGATTTTAGACTCTATTTGACAAGTATGGGACGCATAGAGGAGCTAACAGGTTTAACATTCTTAACCAACCTTAGTGATAGCCAACAAAAGGAGATCAAGGCCGAATATCGCGATCTAACGGATGGGGCAAAAAAATCGGTTGTAAATAAATGGAAATAA
- a CDS encoding helix-turn-helix domain-containing protein, giving the protein MFFGKRIKELRDEKKLLQRQLAAELEIDTPMYSKIERGERRPKREQVIKLAHLLGADQNEFIALWLASQVFQIIENESQAARAIELVTMNLNKKNN; this is encoded by the coding sequence ATGTTTTTTGGGAAACGCATAAAAGAATTAAGAGACGAGAAGAAATTGTTGCAACGACAATTAGCTGCCGAATTAGAAATCGACACGCCAATGTACAGTAAAATTGAACGTGGCGAACGACGACCAAAGAGAGAGCAGGTGATAAAATTAGCTCACCTACTAGGAGCGGATCAAAACGAGTTTATAGCTCTTTGGCTTGCAAGTCAAGTGTTCCAGATTATTGAAAATGAATCACAAGCAGCAAGAGCTATTGAGTTAGTTACGATGAACCTAAACAAGAAAAACAATTAA
- a CDS encoding DUF6266 family protein produces the protein MGKQKRGNLLGTVGNTVYYEMWGENYVRSKPKRGSRRKSTLKQKVQQMKMSLVSPFLKKWLEVIRISFKTENPKVSGYNAARSDMLLHAIDGEYPDLKIDFSKVKMSIDPESGIQHIDALATTEQIHLDITWKDFWPKHGATLYVVCYNEDKNQHHILGPHTCSNPESIDISWDSLEKENRSYHCWAMLFQPLGTHFYGSHYFKCEVK, from the coding sequence ATGGGAAAACAAAAAAGAGGTAATCTGTTAGGAACAGTTGGAAATACTGTTTATTATGAGATGTGGGGAGAGAATTATGTTCGTTCAAAGCCCAAAAGAGGATCCAGACGAAAGAGCACGTTGAAGCAAAAAGTCCAACAGATGAAGATGTCTTTAGTGAGTCCTTTTCTGAAGAAATGGTTAGAAGTGATTCGAATATCATTCAAAACAGAGAATCCTAAAGTATCAGGATATAATGCGGCTCGGTCAGACATGCTATTGCATGCTATTGACGGTGAATACCCTGACTTAAAAATCGATTTTAGTAAAGTCAAGATGAGTATTGATCCAGAAAGTGGTATACAGCATATTGATGCACTTGCTACCACTGAGCAGATACATTTAGATATTACATGGAAGGACTTCTGGCCTAAACATGGTGCCACTCTTTATGTCGTGTGTTATAATGAAGATAAAAATCAACATCATATCTTGGGTCCTCACACTTGCTCCAATCCAGAAAGCATAGATATCTCATGGGATAGTCTAGAAAAAGAGAATAGATCTTATCATTGTTGGGCCATGCTATTTCAACCTTTGGGTACTCATTTCTATGGCAGTCACTATTTTAAGTGTGAGGTAAAATAG
- the ltrA gene encoding group II intron reverse transcriptase/maturase: MYILRESWVRVRRNNGSVGIDGMRIEDVELYGVDRYLEELREDLRQQTYRPEEVKRKLIEKANGKTRPLGIPTVRDRIAQTACLLVLEPIFEADFDESSYGFRPERSTKGAIREIKEQLQKGNTTTYDADLSQYFDTIPHSKLMIALKERITDPRILRLIKKWLKAPVKDGNKMTGGKSNHLGTPQGGVISPLLANIYMNLLDRIVNNTQSLFGVSGVKMIRYADDFVLMGKIITTDVKDQLHHLLTRMDLVLNIEKTEHIDAKEASFTFLGFTFRNDKDLYGRDLRYINIVPNSDSEKKLRWKISDYLKRRGHKNPTDLVRGLNSLVRGWINYYEIRGVTNTSVSKRKLRYYLSHKLFRYYRRKSQRRCRHYGPNTFETLVRYYGLIDPTQYHPC, from the coding sequence TTGTATATCCTGCGAGAATCATGGGTTCGAGTACGAAGGAATAATGGTAGTGTAGGCATTGATGGGATGCGTATAGAAGATGTTGAGCTTTACGGTGTCGACCGATACTTAGAAGAACTAAGAGAAGATTTACGCCAACAAACCTATCGACCAGAAGAGGTAAAGCGCAAGCTGATCGAAAAGGCAAATGGCAAGACACGTCCTTTAGGTATTCCTACAGTCCGAGATAGAATTGCACAGACCGCGTGTCTTTTGGTTCTTGAACCGATTTTCGAGGCGGACTTTGATGAAAGCTCTTATGGGTTTCGCCCAGAACGGAGCACCAAAGGAGCGATCAGAGAGATAAAGGAACAATTACAAAAAGGAAACACCACAACCTATGATGCAGATTTAAGCCAATACTTTGATACTATCCCACATTCAAAATTGATGATTGCTTTAAAGGAGCGGATCACGGATCCAAGGATTTTACGACTAATCAAGAAATGGCTAAAAGCCCCCGTAAAAGACGGCAACAAAATGACAGGCGGTAAAAGTAATCATTTAGGCACCCCACAAGGTGGCGTAATATCCCCATTGTTGGCCAATATCTATATGAATTTACTTGATCGCATAGTCAACAATACACAAAGTCTTTTTGGAGTTTCAGGCGTAAAAATGATAAGGTATGCGGATGACTTTGTTCTGATGGGCAAGATCATAACAACAGATGTTAAGGATCAACTTCATCATCTTTTGACAAGAATGGACTTGGTCTTAAATATTGAAAAGACCGAGCATATTGATGCGAAAGAGGCTAGTTTTACGTTTTTAGGTTTTACGTTTCGTAATGATAAAGATCTTTATGGGCGAGATCTACGGTATATAAATATTGTACCGAACTCGGATTCAGAAAAAAAGCTACGATGGAAAATATCAGATTATTTAAAAAGGCGTGGACATAAAAACCCCACGGATTTAGTACGAGGACTTAATAGCTTAGTAAGAGGCTGGATTAACTACTATGAAATAAGAGGAGTTACGAATACCTCGGTAAGTAAGCGCAAGTTGCGATACTACTTAAGTCACAAACTGTTTCGTTATTATCGACGCAAAAGCCAGCGAAGATGTAGGCATTATGGACCCAATACCTTTGAGACATTAGTTCGTTATTACGGATTAATCGATCCTACCCAATACCATCCTTGTTGA
- a CDS encoding HNH endonuclease has translation MRPVDKGNAPKTYTDHGQARHDLAKVVGYYCSYCEMPTWNMIEVEHIIPRKNGGAPLSWSNFLLSCKYCNTVKSNRNANRTGYLWPDIDNTDLAFEYSQANVIQAKSNLPANIQSLANSTIDLMGLDRIPGGVNEPTEADTRWISRQVAWNQASDALNRWNQAKIQVMAEQIASNAKSTGHYSIWIEVFKNEAMVITEIDNQYKQIALYKQLNRQGNRIIRYGGANLR, from the coding sequence ATGAGACCTGTTGATAAAGGAAATGCCCCAAAAACATATACAGATCACGGACAAGCTCGTCACGATCTTGCGAAGGTAGTTGGTTATTATTGTTCATATTGTGAAATGCCAACTTGGAATATGATTGAAGTGGAACATATTATTCCAAGAAAAAATGGAGGTGCTCCGTTAAGCTGGAGTAATTTTCTACTATCATGTAAATATTGCAATACAGTTAAAAGCAATCGCAATGCCAATCGTACTGGTTATCTATGGCCAGATATTGACAATACAGATCTGGCTTTTGAATACTCACAAGCAAATGTAATTCAAGCGAAAAGCAATTTACCTGCAAATATTCAATCCTTGGCAAATTCTACAATTGATCTAATGGGATTAGACAGAATTCCTGGCGGTGTGAATGAACCCACAGAAGCTGATACGAGATGGATATCAAGACAAGTTGCTTGGAATCAAGCATCAGATGCCCTTAATAGATGGAATCAGGCAAAAATCCAGGTAATGGCGGAACAAATTGCTTCAAATGCAAAAAGTACTGGTCACTACTCCATCTGGATAGAAGTATTCAAAAACGAAGCAATGGTAATAACTGAAATCGATAATCAATACAAGCAGATTGCTTTATACAAACAGCTCAATCGACAAGGAAACAGAATCATCCGATATGGAGGTGCCAATTTAAGATAG
- the prfH gene encoding peptide chain release factor H translates to METIILQITSGRGPAECCWVVAQILKFLIEDAQKANCQHHILHREKGVENGTLLSATIQLEGKNVESFSKQWIGTILWIGHSQFRKDHKQKNWFVAINKINLSNSSFVVHDHDISYQAIRAGGPGGQHVNKVSTAIRAKHHPSGLQVMVSESRSQLQNKKLAKQRLIALIKFEQVNKQKRAIQAEGKNQAEIQKGSPIKTFHGGDFKARHVETKYKQKRCSLKQSLRKELLE, encoded by the coding sequence ATGGAAACTATTATATTACAAATAACATCAGGAAGAGGCCCTGCAGAGTGTTGCTGGGTTGTAGCACAAATACTAAAATTTCTTATTGAAGATGCACAAAAGGCAAATTGTCAACACCATATATTGCACAGAGAAAAAGGGGTAGAGAATGGGACGCTACTCTCTGCGACCATTCAGCTAGAAGGAAAAAATGTCGAAAGCTTCTCAAAGCAATGGATTGGAACGATCTTATGGATTGGGCATAGTCAATTTCGAAAAGACCATAAACAAAAGAATTGGTTTGTTGCCATTAACAAAATCAATCTATCCAACAGTTCATTTGTCGTACATGATCACGATATCAGTTATCAGGCCATACGAGCTGGAGGCCCTGGTGGACAGCATGTCAACAAGGTTAGTACGGCAATACGAGCAAAACATCATCCTTCGGGTCTACAAGTGATGGTTTCTGAGAGTCGTTCACAACTCCAAAATAAGAAGCTGGCAAAGCAGAGACTTATTGCATTGATTAAGTTTGAACAGGTAAACAAACAAAAAAGAGCAATTCAAGCCGAGGGGAAAAACCAAGCAGAGATACAGAAAGGTAGTCCTATTAAGACTTTTCATGGAGGTGATTTTAAAGCTCGCCATGTGGAGACCAAATACAAGCAGAAAAGATGTTCACTAAAACAAAGCCTCAGAAAAGAGTTACTCGAATAA